Proteins encoded together in one Calonectris borealis chromosome W, bCalBor7.hap1.2, whole genome shotgun sequence window:
- the LOC142074980 gene encoding syncytin-A-like, with amino-acid sequence MRDLKVYLKGVYHNQSIQWESSSVSSVPSCPTPQGIWWLCGDGRARKSLPNYWSGICTLGYVIPQNRVYNHSHPPPGIIRTHWRKVREVPTNPLAERPTAFHSFVRWYFPQLGVRELERAIVNISATVEKIENLTIDAVLGLQTEVSSFSKVVLQNRMALDLIMAKEGGVCLVINQSCCSYIDQEQRIETDITRIWQQSRVLHEVTQDDTSLGLFELWKKLTSWLPNFTWLKQLFIAVIMLIILGVVVCCMLQCFMWMCKQTGNTYEERKRHRLRQKVEEGKYFTRTLDRNGII; translated from the coding sequence ATGAGGGACTTAAAAGTATATCTAAAGGGAGTCTATCATAATCAGTCAATCCAATGGGAAAGCAGTTCGGTCAGTTCAGTGCCTAGCTGTCCAACCCCTCAAGGAATCTGGTGGCTGTGTGGGGATGGGCGTGCTAGGAAATCATTACCCAATTATTGGAGTGGGATCTGTACTTTAGGATATGTAATTCCTCAGAACAGAGTATATAATCACTCGCATCCTCCACCAGGAATTATACGAACGCACTGGCGAAAGGTACGCGAGGTCCCGACTAATCCCCTCGCGGAAAGGCCAACAGCTTTCCATAGTTTTGTGAGATGGTACTTTCCCCAGTTAGGAGTAAGAGAATTAGAAAGGGCTATAGTAAATATTTCAGCCACTGTGGAAAAGATTGAAAATCTTACCATAGATGCTGTCCTGGGACTGCAAACTGAAGTATCATCCTTCAGTAAGGTGGTCCTGCAAAATCGTATGGCCTTAGATTTAATCATGGCAAAGGAGGGAGGGGTCTGCCTGGTAATAAATCAAAGTTGCTGTTCCTATATAGATCAAGAACAAAGGATTGAAACAGACATAACACGAATCTGGCAACAGTCAAGGGTGTTACATGAGGTAACACAGGATGATACCTCACTGGGTCTTTTTGAACTTTGGAAAAAGCTTACTTCTTGGTTACCTAATTTCACGTGGCTCAAACAGCTCTTTATAGCAGTAATTATGCTCATTATTTTGGGAGTAGTAGTTTGCTGTATGTTGCAGTGCTTTATGTGGATGTGTAAACAAACCGGAAACACTtatgaagaaaggaagaggcaCAGGCTAAGACAAAAAGTAGAAGAGGGTAAATACTTCACCAGGACTCTTGACAGGAATGGCATTATATAG